A DNA window from Streptomyces sp. CA-278952 contains the following coding sequences:
- a CDS encoding acyltransferase family protein, with protein MRPPLTSEQPRPTAAAGAPATGTPPPDGRDHFFDNAKYLAIVLVAIGHAWEPLPPGRLVEAAYTFVYTFHMPVFILIGGYFSRNFELRPDRVWKLVTGLLVPYVLLETLYTLFERATREPEYALSLLEPYWLLWFLPALFLWRLSTPLWQTVRFPVLVSLAIAALATVSPAADGSLQIQRILQFLPFYVLGLRLRPEHFTALRSTWVRVASVPVFVAGMLLAYWLVPRISTSWFFRKNSTEVLSVSEWTGPTTTVLLFLAAIVLGVCFLAWVPRGRSWMTTLGTCTLYGYLLHGFVVRSLKYGGFYDDPFFDTTMGTVAVTLGAVVIMTLLCTPPVRWLLRPLLEPRMEWARQRTPAARAS; from the coding sequence ATGCGTCCCCCCCTCACCTCCGAGCAGCCGCGCCCCACCGCCGCTGCCGGCGCCCCGGCGACCGGAACGCCACCGCCCGACGGCCGTGACCACTTCTTCGACAACGCGAAGTACCTGGCGATCGTGCTGGTGGCGATCGGACACGCCTGGGAGCCCCTGCCCCCCGGCCGCCTCGTGGAAGCCGCGTACACCTTCGTCTACACGTTCCACATGCCGGTGTTCATCCTGATAGGGGGCTACTTCTCGCGGAACTTCGAGCTGCGGCCGGACCGGGTGTGGAAGCTGGTCACCGGTCTGCTGGTGCCCTACGTCCTGCTGGAGACCCTGTACACGCTCTTCGAGCGGGCGACACGCGAGCCGGAGTACGCCCTCTCGCTGCTGGAGCCCTACTGGCTGCTGTGGTTCCTGCCCGCCCTGTTCCTCTGGCGGCTCTCCACCCCGCTGTGGCAGACCGTGCGCTTCCCGGTGCTGGTCTCCCTCGCCATCGCCGCCCTGGCGACGGTGTCACCGGCCGCCGACGGAAGTCTCCAGATCCAGCGCATCCTGCAGTTCCTGCCGTTCTACGTGCTCGGCCTGCGGCTGCGCCCGGAGCACTTCACGGCTCTCCGCTCCACCTGGGTGCGGGTCGCCTCGGTGCCGGTGTTCGTGGCCGGGATGCTGCTGGCGTACTGGCTGGTGCCCCGGATCTCGACCTCGTGGTTCTTCCGGAAGAACAGCACCGAGGTGCTGAGCGTCTCCGAGTGGACGGGCCCGACCACCACGGTCCTGCTGTTCCTGGCCGCGATCGTGCTGGGCGTGTGCTTCCTCGCCTGGGTGCCCCGGGGCCGCAGCTGGATGACCACGCTCGGCACCTGCACGCTGTACGGGTATCTGCTCCACGGCTTCGTCGTCCGGAGCCTGAAGTACGGCGGCTTCTACGACGACCCGTTCTTCGACACCACGATGGGCACGGTCGCCGTCACCCTGGGGGCGGTCGTCATCATGACCCTGCTGTGCACGCCCCCGGTTCGGTGGCTGCTGCGTCCGCTGCTGGAGCCGCGCATGGAGTGGGCCCGGCAGAGAACACCGGCCGCCCGCGCGTCCTGA
- a CDS encoding SCO5918 family protein: MRCVIARFPFDLFKNEVEDSMKGIKPEPVTGDAVVISRRVYPVKQVGEVITRQDRRDFSSAEVVRALSKLGFTCRTAESAVPAPAPARTPLETASALLGTPAEARSEAPEAVSAPRADGV, from the coding sequence ATGCGCTGTGTCATCGCCCGCTTCCCCTTCGATCTGTTCAAGAACGAGGTGGAGGACTCGATGAAGGGCATCAAGCCCGAACCCGTGACCGGCGACGCGGTGGTCATCAGCCGCCGGGTCTACCCCGTCAAGCAGGTGGGTGAGGTCATCACCCGCCAGGACCGCCGGGACTTCAGCTCCGCCGAGGTGGTCCGGGCGCTGTCCAAGCTCGGCTTCACCTGCCGTACCGCCGAGTCGGCCGTGCCGGCTCCGGCCCCCGCCCGTACCCCGCTGGAGACGGCCTCCGCGCTCCTGGGGACTCCGGCCGAGGCGCGGAGCGAGGCTCCCGAAGCGGTGTCCGCACCCCGGGCCGACGGGGTCTGA
- a CDS encoding DEAD/DEAH box helicase → MNRERTPRSNDRFSRTRSGGAAPRYSGGGGERRAAGFGGGPKRSGGSGGSGRSGGYGRRSASGLKGEFALPVTVTPALPAAETFGELEMPAPLKAALVAEGMTVPFPIQAATLPNSLAGRDVLGRGRTGSGKTLAFGLALLARTAGRRADAKRPLALVLVPTRELAQQVTDALTPYARSLKLRIATVVGGMSIGRQASALRGGSEVVVATPGRLKDLIERGDCRLDRVTITVLDEADQMADMGFMPQVTELLDQVNPDGQRMLFSATLDRNVDLLVRTYLKDPVVHSVDPAAGAVTTMEHHVLYVQGADKYATTTEIAARDGRVIMFLDTKHAVDKLTDHLLHSGVRAAALHGGKSQPQRTRTLDRFKTGHVTVLVATNVAARGIHVDNLDLVVNVDPPSDHKDYLHRGGRTARAGESGSVVTLVLPNQRREMTRLMADAGITPQIAQVRSGEAELSRITGAQAPSGVPVIISAPAKERGSSRGGAFMGRGTKRGGSGAPARGRRPGVPTPEARAAATQRRNNRAA, encoded by the coding sequence ATGAACCGCGAACGCACGCCCCGCTCGAACGACCGATTCTCCCGCACCCGCTCCGGCGGCGCTGCCCCCCGTTACTCCGGTGGCGGCGGCGAGCGCCGCGCCGCGGGCTTCGGCGGCGGACCCAAGCGCTCCGGCGGCTCCGGCGGCTCCGGCCGGTCCGGTGGCTACGGCCGCCGCTCCGCCTCCGGCCTCAAGGGCGAGTTCGCCCTGCCGGTGACCGTCACCCCGGCCCTCCCCGCCGCCGAGACCTTCGGCGAGCTGGAGATGCCCGCACCGCTGAAGGCGGCGCTGGTCGCCGAGGGCATGACCGTGCCCTTCCCGATCCAGGCGGCCACCCTGCCGAACTCGCTGGCCGGCCGGGACGTCCTGGGCCGCGGCCGCACCGGCTCGGGCAAGACGCTCGCCTTCGGTCTCGCGCTGCTGGCCCGCACCGCCGGCCGCCGCGCCGACGCCAAGCGCCCGCTCGCCCTGGTCCTCGTCCCCACCCGGGAGCTGGCCCAGCAGGTCACCGACGCGCTCACCCCGTACGCCCGGTCGCTGAAGCTGCGCATCGCCACCGTGGTCGGCGGCATGTCCATCGGCCGCCAGGCCAGCGCGCTGCGCGGTGGCTCCGAGGTCGTCGTCGCGACGCCGGGCCGTCTCAAGGACCTGATCGAGCGCGGCGACTGCCGGCTGGACCGGGTCACCATCACCGTCCTCGACGAGGCCGACCAGATGGCCGACATGGGCTTCATGCCGCAGGTCACCGAGCTGCTCGACCAGGTGAACCCGGACGGGCAGCGGATGCTCTTCTCGGCCACCCTGGACCGCAACGTCGACCTGCTGGTGCGGACGTACCTGAAGGACCCGGTCGTGCACTCCGTCGACCCGGCGGCCGGCGCCGTCACGACGATGGAGCACCACGTCCTGTACGTCCAGGGCGCGGACAAGTACGCCACCACGACCGAGATCGCGGCCCGCGACGGCCGCGTGATCATGTTCCTGGACACCAAGCACGCGGTGGACAAGCTCACCGACCACCTCCTGCACAGCGGGGTCCGGGCGGCCGCACTGCACGGGGGCAAGTCCCAGCCGCAGCGCACCCGCACCCTGGACCGTTTCAAGACCGGGCACGTCACGGTGCTGGTCGCCACCAACGTGGCGGCGCGCGGCATCCACGTCGACAACCTCGACCTGGTCGTCAACGTGGACCCGCCGAGCGACCACAAGGACTACCTGCACCGCGGCGGCCGTACCGCCCGTGCCGGGGAGTCCGGCAGCGTCGTCACGCTGGTGCTGCCGAACCAGCGCCGCGAGATGACCCGGCTGATGGCGGACGCCGGGATCACCCCGCAGATCGCCCAGGTCCGCTCCGGCGAGGCCGAGCTGAGCCGGATCACCGGTGCGCAGGCGCCCTCCGGCGTCCCGGTCATCATCTCCGCCCCGGCCAAGGAGCGCGGCAGCAGCCGCGGCGGCGCGTTCATGGGCCGCGGCACCAAGCGCGGCGGCAGCGGGGCTCCGGCCCGGGGCCGCCGCCCCGGCGTGCCGACGCCCGAGGCCCGTGCGGCCGCGACGCAGCGCCGGAACAACCGCGCCGCGTGA
- a CDS encoding cold-shock protein has product MATGTVKWFNAEKGFGFIEQDGGGADVFAHYSNIAASGFRELQEGQKVNFDVTQGQKGPQAENITPA; this is encoded by the coding sequence ATGGCTACTGGCACCGTGAAGTGGTTCAACGCGGAAAAGGGCTTCGGCTTCATCGAGCAGGACGGCGGCGGCGCCGACGTCTTCGCTCACTACAGCAACATCGCCGCCTCCGGCTTCCGTGAGCTGCAGGAGGGCCAGAAGGTGAACTTCGACGTCACGCAGGGCCAGAAGGGCCCGCAGGCCGAGAACATCACCCCCGCCTGA
- a CDS encoding MerR family transcriptional regulator: protein MPPETPSHATDRLDDDDYPAYTMGRAAEMIGATPGFLRAIGEARLITPLRSEGGHRRYSRYQLRIAARARDLVDAGTPIEAACRIVILEDQLEEALRLNEELRGRPARSGGPAER, encoded by the coding sequence ATGCCCCCGGAGACCCCCTCGCACGCCACCGACCGGCTCGACGACGACGATTACCCCGCCTACACGATGGGGCGAGCCGCGGAGATGATCGGTGCGACGCCGGGGTTCCTCCGGGCGATCGGCGAAGCCCGGCTGATCACCCCGCTGCGGTCCGAGGGCGGCCACCGCCGCTACTCCCGCTACCAGTTGCGCATCGCCGCCCGCGCCCGCGACCTGGTCGACGCCGGCACGCCCATCGAGGCCGCCTGCCGCATCGTCATCCTGGAGGACCAGCTGGAGGAGGCGCTGCGCCTCAACGAGGAGCTGCGCGGCCGGCCCGCCCGCTCCGGCGGTCCCGCCGAGCGCTGA
- a CDS encoding toxin produces the protein MSLRKLRKECEAGLADLPIPVPFTLDGLVANMEEASGRTIRLHEMPDRLARVNAACGLRLKAGGTSLVLYRRRPTAYQTQHVILHELCHEWFDHGTTLDAEQLRALLPVFDTSLIARMISPAAAASFASGGGTVQARAQYATHDERMAEFGASLIPRMARDLTTDDMVGRLDNSLSRPVAHRRRGLFPGRRSGDA, from the coding sequence ATGTCCCTGCGGAAACTGCGGAAAGAGTGCGAGGCCGGGCTCGCCGACCTGCCCATCCCGGTTCCCTTCACGCTGGACGGGCTCGTCGCCAACATGGAGGAGGCGAGCGGGCGCACGATCCGGCTGCACGAGATGCCGGACCGCCTCGCCCGCGTCAACGCCGCCTGCGGACTGCGCCTGAAGGCGGGCGGCACCAGCCTCGTCCTCTACCGCCGTCGGCCGACCGCCTACCAGACGCAGCACGTGATCCTGCACGAGCTGTGCCACGAGTGGTTCGACCACGGGACGACGCTCGACGCGGAACAGCTCCGGGCCCTCCTCCCGGTCTTCGACACCTCGCTGATCGCCCGGATGATCTCTCCGGCCGCCGCCGCGTCCTTCGCCTCCGGCGGCGGCACCGTCCAGGCCCGAGCGCAGTACGCGACACACGACGAACGCATGGCCGAATTCGGTGCCTCCCTGATCCCCCGGATGGCGCGGGATCTCACCACCGATGACATGGTGGGGCGGCTGGACAACTCCCTGTCCCGCCCGGTGGCCCACCGACGGCGCGGTCTCTTTCCCGGAAGACGGTCCGGCGACGCCTGA
- a CDS encoding MAB_1171c family putative transporter: MTPLDLAGYLIAGLMTAVALWRMPAALWGDEEDRRRRALWGCYAGFAIALWTKTEAVRIGLNNSAVTDLAVLIKHYTATVAILAILSYIVAIYGSYPEAGAVPRHVRFARLVQKLAAKASVATLILLTVLFFTVVDRSEPSDRFVSDHAGEWGATLYMSVFYLYLGAASAVCAFQWALATLDTRRRHLRIGLGMMTFAMFIGVGYTVSRTLFLWISVVDEPSEAFALRFDQVTEAAQLVLFAFFALGASVPAFAAGARRARLWRAQVRLHALWYELMAAFPDQPFDPPAPLARELTRFNVPADLRVDRWAADIADAAEKLRHYVPDGLLDAAERAAARDTDDPRRAESLTDAYWIRAALLAKDSGAPAGAAATVAAQHAADQDGEVARLVRVAAAYRTVDEERARAVLAAATAGTTRTTETSA, encoded by the coding sequence GTGACCCCCCTCGATCTCGCCGGCTACCTGATAGCCGGCCTGATGACGGCCGTTGCCCTGTGGCGTATGCCCGCTGCCCTGTGGGGCGACGAGGAGGACCGCAGACGCCGGGCCCTGTGGGGCTGCTACGCCGGATTCGCCATCGCCCTGTGGACGAAGACCGAGGCGGTGCGCATCGGCCTCAACAACAGCGCCGTCACCGACCTCGCCGTCCTCATCAAGCACTACACCGCCACCGTGGCAATTCTGGCCATCCTCAGCTACATCGTGGCCATCTACGGCAGCTACCCCGAAGCGGGCGCGGTCCCCCGCCACGTACGGTTCGCGCGGCTCGTCCAGAAGCTGGCGGCCAAGGCCTCCGTCGCCACGCTGATCCTGCTGACCGTCCTCTTCTTCACCGTCGTCGACCGCTCCGAGCCCTCGGACCGCTTCGTCTCCGACCACGCCGGGGAGTGGGGCGCCACGCTCTACATGAGCGTCTTCTACCTCTACCTCGGGGCCGCGTCCGCCGTGTGCGCCTTCCAGTGGGCGCTGGCCACCCTCGACACCCGGCGGCGCCACCTGCGCATCGGGCTCGGGATGATGACGTTCGCGATGTTCATCGGCGTCGGCTACACCGTCAGCCGCACCCTCTTCCTGTGGATCAGCGTGGTGGACGAGCCGAGCGAGGCGTTCGCCCTGCGGTTCGACCAGGTCACCGAGGCCGCGCAGCTGGTGCTGTTCGCCTTCTTCGCCCTCGGCGCGTCCGTCCCCGCCTTCGCGGCCGGCGCCCGCCGGGCCCGGCTGTGGCGGGCCCAGGTCCGGCTGCACGCCCTCTGGTACGAGCTGATGGCCGCGTTCCCGGACCAGCCGTTCGACCCGCCCGCCCCGCTGGCCCGCGAGCTGACCCGGTTCAACGTCCCGGCCGACCTGCGGGTGGACCGCTGGGCCGCCGACATCGCGGACGCCGCCGAGAAACTGCGCCACTACGTGCCCGACGGGCTGCTCGACGCCGCCGAAAGGGCCGCCGCCCGCGACACGGACGACCCGCGCCGGGCCGAGTCCCTCACGGACGCCTACTGGATCCGGGCCGCCCTCCTCGCGAAGGACTCCGGCGCGCCCGCCGGAGCAGCCGCGACGGTCGCCGCGCAGCACGCGGCGGACCAGGACGGCGAGGTGGCCCGGCTGGTCCGGGTCGCCGCCGCGTACCGGACGGTCGACGAGGAGCGCGCCCGCGCCGTCCTCGCGGCCGCGACGGCCGGAACCACCCGCACGACGGAGACGAGCGCATGA
- a CDS encoding ParB/Srx family N-terminal domain-containing protein → MNGSRARARMPRSGALLLAGALAAGTVVAGAGTGAAAADPCAGGGPLPRVCAQPGELIDVRLGELHPTQAVLGFDQVFYKLGRYGGERDEAAGDVNKRFDDWCETNGQEEAATAGPGARLDDPASFSCTVPVGQETAGTVEEMKTAVVGPGGKLYLTDGHHTLTSFLEGPDGSADLRIRLRVTDNFSSLSTPAFWQRMTEQKKVWLRDENNRPLGVDRLPDRLGITHFRDDPYRSLVYFTRDIGYEVPDGATEFLEFAWGAWLRGEHDTSAYDLTAPGPYLDLVKGASKSMAALDADAVVDDGRTAAQLGRIDAWNGGKKETGGEFAKLARPLSDPKPGKLAEALDYKARVLPAPACTRTVTGPRNGPLTVTSGVTCLDRAAQRGPVVVRPGAALVVTGSTVDGPLQADRAAAVHLCGSRVEGPVSVSRTAGPVRVGGPGCTANTVVGPVVLTGNTGGVLFAANTITGPLVCSANRPGVDDTGRAGQVGGPRTGQCAAL, encoded by the coding sequence ATGAACGGATCCAGGGCGAGGGCACGGATGCCTCGGAGCGGGGCGCTGCTGCTGGCCGGGGCGCTGGCGGCGGGCACGGTCGTGGCCGGTGCGGGCACAGGAGCCGCCGCCGCGGACCCGTGCGCCGGAGGCGGGCCGTTGCCGCGCGTCTGCGCTCAGCCGGGGGAGCTGATCGACGTCCGGCTCGGCGAGCTGCACCCGACACAGGCCGTACTCGGCTTCGACCAGGTCTTCTACAAGCTCGGCCGGTACGGCGGCGAACGCGACGAGGCGGCGGGCGACGTCAACAAGCGGTTCGACGACTGGTGCGAGACCAACGGCCAGGAGGAGGCGGCCACGGCCGGTCCCGGCGCCCGGCTGGACGACCCGGCGAGCTTCTCCTGCACCGTCCCGGTCGGGCAGGAGACGGCCGGGACGGTCGAGGAGATGAAGACGGCCGTCGTCGGGCCGGGCGGCAAGCTGTACCTCACCGACGGGCACCACACGCTGACGTCTTTCCTGGAGGGCCCCGACGGCTCCGCCGACCTGCGCATCCGGCTCCGCGTCACCGACAACTTCAGCTCCCTGTCGACCCCGGCCTTCTGGCAGCGGATGACCGAACAGAAGAAGGTGTGGCTGCGCGACGAGAACAACCGGCCGCTCGGCGTCGACCGGTTGCCGGACCGGCTCGGCATCACGCACTTCCGCGACGACCCGTACCGCAGCCTCGTCTACTTCACCCGGGACATCGGTTACGAGGTTCCGGACGGGGCCACGGAGTTCCTGGAGTTCGCCTGGGGGGCGTGGCTGCGCGGCGAGCACGACACGAGCGCGTACGACCTGACGGCCCCGGGCCCGTACCTCGACCTGGTGAAGGGCGCCTCGAAGTCGATGGCCGCCCTGGACGCCGACGCGGTCGTCGACGACGGGAGGACCGCCGCCCAGCTCGGCCGGATCGACGCGTGGAACGGCGGCAAGAAGGAGACCGGCGGGGAGTTCGCCAAGCTGGCCAGGCCGCTGAGCGACCCCAAGCCGGGCAAGCTCGCCGAGGCCCTCGACTACAAGGCCCGCGTCCTGCCCGCCCCCGCCTGCACCCGCACGGTCACCGGCCCCCGCAACGGACCGCTGACCGTCACGAGCGGCGTCACCTGCCTGGACCGCGCCGCCCAGCGCGGCCCGGTCGTCGTCCGCCCCGGAGCGGCCCTCGTGGTCACCGGCTCCACGGTGGACGGCCCGCTCCAGGCCGACCGGGCGGCGGCCGTCCACCTCTGCGGCTCGCGCGTCGAAGGCCCGGTCTCCGTGAGCCGCACCGCCGGTCCCGTACGGGTGGGGGGTCCGGGCTGCACCGCGAACACGGTCGTCGGCCCCGTCGTGCTCACCGGCAACACCGGCGGCGTGCTGTTCGCCGCCAACACAATCACCGGCCCGCTGGTGTGCTCCGCCAACCGGCCGGGCGTGGACGACACCGGCCGCGCGGGCCAGGTGGGCGGACCGCGCACCGGGCAGTGCGCCGCGCTCTGA